The genomic stretch GTTagaatttgagataatttatCTCCAATCATTTCATTACTCTTTATAGAATTTGGCAACCATGAGGAGTAAGAGGTGTATAGAAGGATTGAGTATAGTAAAAAACGTATTATTGCAAACCATGCAGCAGGTAAAAGCATAGCCATGTAGCAATGACATCCCAgttaaaatctgaaattataaacaaatagtGCTTGCAATCCGCCTGTCTATCTACTACTTTCTTCAGAAGTGTTCCAATTCTGAGTGTAGGAATGAATATATGATACAGAGTACAGAATTTTTCCAGAATTCTGTAGGGTTTGAACTGAGGTTTGAAATGTGCTAGCAAGATGGACAATTTgaagcataaattaaaaattcagttgatGAACTATGGTgttcaaattatataaaattattaaaaatctgttaaaaatatcTCCATTTGAGGattagaatacaaaattaattaaaaccagTACCAACTCATGCACTGGCAATCTTCCTAAGGAACAGTTTAATAATcatctttcctttgaaaaatagaTAGTGTtcagcatattttatttacttataatattTGGAAACTGTTTATCCCCACCTATGTGAAATATCACAATCTAAACTTTCATATTCCTGAGAATGGAAGGTTTAAAAATCTGATCCTTAGTTTTCTGCCCTCAGGACGGACATCTCCGACCGTGGGAGGGTCTGTGAATTTCCAGCAGATTTGTGGCTTCTCCACCTAACAGCATTGGATGACACACTGAGAGGATGACAAGCAGACAATGTGTACCagtaagttaaaaattaaaaatgctcatTTGTTAATGAAATGTGTTAAGTCAATTGTCTAAAGCTATTCTTTTTGGGAAAGAGAAGTCTCAGTATTTATACCTGCTTTCAATGCCAGTTTCACAGATGCAATTAAGAACTTTCTACTACATGGGATTAGTTAGACTGAGACATCAAGATGTATTTGGCCCTGTTTTCCTTATAAGTAAATGGAAGAAGGAATGGCAAAGATGTCCTACTCTTATTGGTTTGGGTTAGTGACTGTCCTTTATAGGTTTGGGAAATAGGAGTCAATGACTTCTGGAAGGCCCACCCAATTGtatgaatatacaaaaatatttggaaattgctTGTCAGGGAGCGATATCCAGGTCACTTGAACTGAGGTTGGCTCCTGAGATGATAGAGACAGAAATATATCTATGGGATGAATATTCCAAGTTTAGAAATGAAGAGTTATTTCTGACTTCTCCTTTGGGCCTCATCCATAGAAGTCTTATTGTTCTCTACCAAAGTATTCTAGTTTTCAAGCCCTTGCTCTGCCATTAGCTAATATTATGGGTATTGCTGAGTCCTTCCTCTTCTTGGCTTCAGGCTCTCATGGAGAAATATAGGAGTTATGCAAAAGCCTATGTCTCTTGCAGCTGTAATTTCTTTAACTGTGGCTGTATGGTCCTATCTTCTGATCCTTACTGATGGTAAGGTAGCAGCTATAGCCTAAAGTATGCGGTCAGAAATCCATGCCTGCTATGTCGGGAGAGGGCCAGGAAGTGAGGAAAATTCCTTTGACCATGCAGAGGCTCTTTTAACCTAGGCTGGAAGGATCTTCCAATATTACACTTCCTTAGAAGGAAGTTAAGAATGCTGAACTAATTTGACGGCCTCTGTGATTTAATAATCTTGGAAATGGTCTAGAAGCTACTGTGGAGGACATTATCACCTCATTAAAACTTCTTTCCAATCTGAAATTCTGAGGATTATTTAAtcttgaaaatcttttcttttggACTACGTCCATTCTATACTCCTGGATCACTCAGATGCCTTGACCCCAGTTCCCTGCCCCTTTTGAAATACCCTGACAACCCTTTCTCGAATCTCTTTGGTTTTAACTCCATATACCACAGGGTTAAGAGCAGGTGGGAAGAGCAGATAGACATTAGCTAAAAGAATGTGAATATGGAGTGGAACGTGGTGGCCAAAACGATgggtaaaaaaggagaaaagggctGGTGTATAAGAGATTAGGATGACACAGACATGGGAACCACAGGTCCCTATGGCCTTAGACCGAGCTTCATGAGATGAAAGGCGAAAGACAGCTCGTGCAATAAAGATATAGGAGAGACCAATGCAGAATAAATCAACTCCAATGACCAATAGTGCTGCTGTCAGTCCATACACGCGGTTAGGCCTAGTATTTCCACAGGCTAGCTTCACTACAGCCATGTGCTCACAGTATGTGTGTGGGATAACATGGCTTTGGCAGAAGCTTAAACGCCCAATGAGGAAGGGACACGGGAGCATGAGCATGGAGCCCCGGACCATAGCTACCACTCCAATGCGGACAATGATGGTGTCAGTGAGGATAGTGGCGTAGCGGAGTGGGTGGCAAATGGCCACATAGCGATCAAAGGCCATGGCCAGCAGCACGGTGGACTCCATCATGCAGAAGGCATGAATGAAGAACATCTGTGTCAGGCAGGCGGAGGCAGAGATGTGTCCGGCTCCACACCAGAGGATGGCCAGTAGCTTGGGAACTGTGGAGAAGGAGGCAGCCAAGTCAATGGTTGAGAGCATACACAGGAACAGGTACACAGGCTTGTGCAGGACTGGTTCAGTGGCAACAATAACCAGAATGGTTATATTGCCCACAATTGTGGCCGTGCCCAGACAACACACAGGGAGTGAGAGCCACAGGTGGAACTGTTCCAGACCTGGGATGcccaggaggaagaaaacagaagagtccAAGTTAGTGTGATTAGGAGACTGCATGGTTTGGCCAAGAGTTCTGAGCATCTTCTTTGGTCAGAAACTCTCACACTGTATCATATTACCTGAAGAGACAACACAAAATGGGGATATAAATGAGACTAGAGTAACACTTACTAGCTATACAATGTTGGGCAAgctttgtcatctataaaatggggatagtaatagtaCCATCCTCTAAAGTTATTAAGAGAATTTTATaggttaatatttgtaaagagctttgagtagtgcctggcacaccatatttgttaaataaaattaatgaatgtgAGCAAGGGctcaaataatcattaaaaaaattatagttgttcTGTAGCTAAGGCCTATTGTCCTCAAAGAAAGGTATAGACTTCATTTATCCTTCTtaggaatctctctctctcaatttctttTCTGGAGAAGAGATTAAGGGGGAGCATTAGTCCAGCACACAAACTCCCAACACACTTCACTGGAGGAACGTGGacattatttttctagtttttcaacTTAGAATGGGTGCTGGTTTGGGACCTACTGATTGGTAATTATTTATGATCTTAATATCACCATAGTTGTTTCCACTCCTTTCACTGACAAAGAGGTATTTCCCCATATCCCTGATCAACCTTCACTTGAAATTCCATAGGATGCTttatctgactctgggtggtgaacacacaatatgatacatagatggtgtattacagaattgtacacttgaaacctatgtaactttattaacaattgacaccccaataagctttgatttttttaaaaaaaagatgctttATCTATCCTCACATGTCCAGTTTCCATTTCCCAAGACGTTGAAATTAACCTTTTTTGgatttaattctatttctgaaACAGAAACTTCTACCCTTTTACAATCCACTCCCATGTTAATCCTTCATTCACATTCTATCTGTGGTTTTTACTGATTTCAAAGAAAAGATGTAGCCATATCCCTCTTAGTCTCACCCTTTCACAATGCCAGGAAGTGATTTTATAATTCTACCTTGACTCATCTCTCTTGCTCACATTCATTGTGGAAAAATCTTGTACTACTCTCATTTACCCACCTTTCCGAAACCTCCACTCCCTAGGAGTACACAGTCCACAGAAAGGAGTATTTAAACTAAAAGGAATTACATAGTATATGTGAAATCATTACGGTAATGGATAGAAACAAAGATCCAATCTTTAAGACAAGAACTGAGACATCACTTTAACTGGAAGTTTCCAAAATGGGAATGAGAATTTTACTGCCCAGAAATTCATATCCATTTATTCAgccacaaatatttaatgagaaccTCCTATATAACTAGCCTTATCCTTGAAGCTGGATAATCAGTAGAAAAAAGCCATAGACTCTCGGAAATTTGAAGAGcaagaaaatagttttcaaaggGGAATGAACTCTGCCTCAGCTCTTTCTTACTCCAGATGTGTATAGGTCAGATGAGAAGAAAGGTGAACTATCCTGTTCCTTAATATACCAGATACtgtatgtatatagtcacagggaaaaaaaaaaaacacagagaaatagcTTCTCTATTTTTGGATGGCACTGATATTTTCTTACTATGTAGGTTTAAGGGACAAAGCAGCAGATAGCCCAAACATATTGGAAAACAATATCAActacttttttcttccctcacagCCATAGGGACTAATAGAAGGAGAGGAAGTCGGTGACAAGTGCTATTCTAATTGCAGCTCATGGCCAATAAACCACATAAACGCCACAGAAGAGTGATAAATGTGGCTTGTACCAGGAGGCATGCATGAAGTCTTGTTGGATATACTGCTTCATGAGCGCATggctgggagggcaggggcagCTAAGAGCTAAGGTTCTGATCAATTTGACCTAGAGTTTTATCTTCCCTAAGGAGAAACACATTAAGGTGAGAGTTTGGTCTTGTCCAAAAATGTGACAGTAATTGATGTGATTTGAGCTCTCCAGACCTTCACCTAATATTCAGACAAGATCTGCTCCAGATTTCATACTTGCCTTCACATATTCTTTGAAGAAGACAATATCGGAGGCATCAGATGTTGGagttttttaaagcagaaatgtgtggtggttaaaaaaaaaaaaaaaaaaaaaaagattgtaggCTCTGGAATCCATAAAACTAGGAACAGATCTTTGTATTTACCTCTTGGAGGCAGTGTTGCCTGCCTTGGACAGGTCAATTTTCCTGTAAGATGCTACAGTTTTTGATCTGTACTACGGTAATGATAATACTTAGTAAGGTTCTtgaaatttaaagacaaataccTAGTTTGTGGCCATAAAAGGTGCTCAAAAGATGTCATTTACTATTATCATTGCCTTCACTTTAAAAGGAAAGTGATTTTACATCCAGTACAGAATCTTCATGCAATTTCCTTAACCAACTAGAATCTAGTCTTAGcttgaacatttatatataatgagACCTGTACCATTGTAGGGCAAAcatgctaaaaatatatatatatatatataatttttataattataattttttctgtATGCCCTCTAGGGTCACATGACAATCATTAAGAGATTGGAAAATACCTTCTTTGGCTGCTCTTAGCCAAATCAGATGCATTCAGCTCTGGTTTTTATGACACAGGTTTACTTGCTGAGCTAATGAGGATCTCTGCTCAGCTGGGTAGCTCAACATAGAGAATGGACCTAGAGtaaaaggaagaagcagaaaagcCCTGCTCATTATACCACCTGAACTTCTTAGTTTATGCCAGACATTCCTGTAGTTTGTCATCATCTCACTAATTCATTTATCCAAAGCCAGAAGCTTAACTTGATGAATCTTTATTGAGGTTGCTTCCTGCTCCTTAGGTCTCTGACTCTATGctttatgactttttttcttgtggAAATTAGACTGAGCATAGATTACCACATATCACTGGATTAAATTGGCTCCTAATTTGATTGGTGTAAGTGAACATTACGTGCAGTTCTTGTCGTTT from Rhinolophus ferrumequinum isolate MPI-CBG mRhiFer1 chromosome 11, mRhiFer1_v1.p, whole genome shotgun sequence encodes the following:
- the LOC117030743 gene encoding putative olfactory receptor 52P1, whose protein sequence is MLRTLGQTMQSPNHTNLDSSVFFLLGIPGLEQFHLWLSLPVCCLGTATIVGNITILVIVATEPVLHKPVYLFLCMLSTIDLAASFSTVPKLLAILWCGAGHISASACLTQMFFIHAFCMMESTVLLAMAFDRYVAICHPLRYATILTDTIIVRIGVVAMVRGSMLMLPCPFLIGRLSFCQSHVIPHTYCEHMAVVKLACGNTRPNRVYGLTAALLVIGVDLFCIGLSYIFIARAVFRLSSHEARSKAIGTCGSHVCVILISYTPALFSFFTHRFGHHVPLHIHILLANVYLLFPPALNPVVYGVKTKEIRERVVRVFQKGQGTGVKASE